One stretch of Alphaproteobacteria bacterium DNA includes these proteins:
- a CDS encoding cupin domain-containing protein produces MRIRFILLAFALLIAGHARADGDVTVETLAKSSASWNGTMLPPYASGQPEISILRIRIAPGATLPMHLHPVINAGVMISGELTVKTEKGEVLRLKAGEAIIEVVEQWHSGQNEGKQPAEIVVFYASTAGQPLSVKR; encoded by the coding sequence ATGAGAATACGTTTCATTCTTCTCGCATTCGCCTTGCTGATCGCGGGCCATGCGCGTGCCGATGGCGATGTCACGGTCGAAACATTGGCCAAATCCAGCGCTAGTTGGAACGGAACGATGTTGCCGCCCTATGCGTCAGGCCAGCCCGAAATCAGCATCCTGCGCATTCGCATTGCGCCCGGCGCGACGCTGCCGATGCACCTGCATCCGGTGATCAATGCAGGCGTCATGATAAGCGGCGAGTTGACGGTAAAGACCGAGAAGGGCGAGGTCCTGCGGCTGAAGGCGGGCGAGGCCATCATCGAGGTGGTCGAACAATGGCATTCGGGCCAGAACGAAGGCAAACAGCCAGCCGAAATCGTGGTTTTCTACGCAAGCACCGCCGGGCAACCGCTGTCCGTCAAGCGTTAG
- a CDS encoding inositol monophosphatase, with translation MIDLAHVDRLIRDVAQDVILPRFRNLKAGEVRTKSSARDFVTIADEEAEKRLTAELTALLPGSCVVGEEGVAADKSVLERLRGDDPVWIVDPVDGTANFTDGNPAFGVMVALVKGGETLAGWIHDPLGQRTAMAMKGKGAWLEGQRLTVLAPCPVHEMTGAIYSKRTLNRLAEAVKKRRCTSCAAFDYLGTLTGLSHFVLFTRLMPWDHAPGVLIHAEAGGFSMLTDGRVYVPLPMEGVLIAASDEASWTAVKDLVDSSTGGTI, from the coding sequence ATGATTGATCTGGCGCATGTGGACCGGCTGATCCGCGATGTGGCGCAAGACGTCATTCTTCCGCGTTTTCGCAATCTGAAGGCGGGCGAGGTGCGTACCAAAAGCTCGGCCCGCGATTTCGTGACCATCGCCGACGAAGAAGCCGAAAAGCGGCTGACGGCGGAATTGACCGCCCTGCTGCCGGGTTCTTGCGTGGTGGGAGAAGAAGGTGTTGCCGCTGACAAAAGCGTGCTTGAGCGCCTGCGGGGCGACGATCCGGTTTGGATCGTCGATCCGGTGGACGGCACTGCCAATTTCACCGATGGAAATCCCGCTTTCGGCGTGATGGTCGCCCTGGTCAAGGGCGGCGAGACGCTGGCGGGTTGGATTCACGATCCGTTGGGACAGCGCACCGCCATGGCCATGAAGGGCAAGGGGGCTTGGCTGGAGGGGCAGAGATTGACGGTGCTCGCCCCATGTCCCGTTCACGAGATGACCGGCGCCATTTATTCCAAACGCACGTTGAACCGCTTGGCCGAGGCCGTCAAGAAACGCCGCTGCACGAGCTGCGCCGCCTTCGATTATCTGGGCACACTGACCGGCCTTAGCCATTTCGTGCTGTTCACGCGCCTGATGCCCTGGGACCATGCGCCGGGCGTGCTGATCCATGCCGAAGCGGGAGGCTTTTCCATGCTGACCGACGGTCGCGTCTATGTGCCCTTGCCGATGGAGGGCGTGCTCATCGCCGCCAGCGACGAGGCAAGCTGGACGGCGGTCAAGGATTTGGTGGATTCATCGACAGGGGGAACGATATGA